The nucleotide sequence GGCTCACGCCGCGCCGCAGGAAGAGGCGACTCAGCAACAAGCGCCCAAGCAAAAAGCGTCCAAGCGACAAGCGCACAAGGGACAGGCGATCAAGGAACAAGCGATCAAGGGACCGGCAACGGTCGAGATCACACGGACGACCGACCTGCTCTTCATGGGCGTGAATGCCACGGTCGAGATCAACGGCGCCAAGATGGCGAGCCTTGGCCGTGGCGAGAGCTACAGCGGCCAGCTCACATCAGGCGAAACGACGATCACCGTCTCGGCCTGGTCCTCGCCGGGCTCGTCGAACATTCGTTTCAATGCCGAGCCCGGCAAAACCTACCGAATGCTCGTCGGCCCGCGCGGCAATCATTTTGGGGCCGCCATGGTCGGAGGTCTCCTCGGCGCTGCGATCGAAGGCGGCGGCGCGTTCGAGATCGTGCCGGCGAAGTGAGCCGGCTGAACGCCTCCGCTATTCCTCAAATCAGGCCGTCGCGCCTTGCGCCTTCGGCCGGCGCAGATGCTCGTCGAGCCGCGGCATGATCTCGACGAAGTTGCAGGGCCGCGTGCGGTAGTCGAGCTGGGCTGCGAGGATGCCGTCCCAGCCGTCGCGGCATGCGCCCGGCGAGCCCGGCAGGCAGAAGATGTAGGTCGCGCCGGCGACGCCCGCCGTGGCGCGGCTCTGGATCGTCGACGTTCCGATCTTGGCATGGCTCAGCAGGTGGAAGGCGATCGAGAAGCCGTCCATCCGCTTCTCGAACAGCGGCTCGATCGCCTCCGGCGTGACGTCACGGCCAGTGAAGCCGGTGCCGCCGGTGGTGATGATGACATCGACGCCGGGGTCGGCGATCCATCCTTTCACCACGGCGCGGATCTTCTCGACATCGTCGGTGACGATGTCGCGCGCAGCGAGCTTGTGGCCGGCCGCGGTCAGGCGATCGCTCAAGGTATTGCCCGACTTGTCGTCGGCGAGCGCGCGCGTGTCGGACACCGTCAGCACGGCGATGTTGAGGGGAATGAAGCTCTTGCTCTCGTCGATCGCCATCGTGACTCGCCCTCCCTAGAGCTGCGCGTTCGCGGCGAACGTGTTGCAGGCCTGGACTGTGCCCTGCTGATAGCCGATCATGAACCAGCGCTTGCGCTGCGCCGCCGAGCCGTGGGTGAACGAGTCCGGCACCACCCGACCCGTAGCCTTGCGCTGCAAGGTGTCGTCGCCGATGGCGGACGCCGTGGTCAGCGCCGCATCGATATCGCCATCCTCAAGGAAGCCCGGCCGCTTCTTCGCCTCACGATTGACCCAGACACCCGAGAGGCAGTCCGCCTGCAACTCGACCTTGACCTGCAGCGCGTTGGCCTCGGCCTTGTTGTCGGCCTGCTGCTGCATGCGCGTCACCCGCGGCAGGATGCCGAGCAGGTTCTGGACGTGGTGCCCGGCCTCATGCGCGATGATGTAGGCCGCGGTGAACTTGCAGGCGTTGCCCTGGCAGCCGCGGAAGCGTGTCTCGACCTCGCGGAAGAAGTTGGTATCGAGGAAGATCTGCCGGTCCGGCGGACAATAGAACGGCCCCATCGCCGACTGCGCCATGCCGCAGCGGCCGCCATTGGTGCTGTTGCGAAACAGCACGATCTTCGGTCCGGTGTAATTCTGGCCGCTCGATTGGAAGATCTCGCTCCAGCGGTCGTCGATCTCGCCGAGCACGCCGGCGATCATGTCGCCCATCTCGTCCTTCGGCGCGCCGGTCTTGCCCGGCGAGCGCCGATCGGCCTGATAGCTCGGCGAGCTGCCATGGCTCACCATCTCGGCGCCGCCGATCAGGATGCGCGGGTCGATGCCGAAGGCGTAGCCGATCAGGCCGAGCACGATGATGGTGCCGATGCCGAGCCCGCCGCCGCCGATCGGCAGACCCATACCGCCGCCCATCCCGCCGCCGCTGTCGTCGCGACGGTCATCGATGTCGTCGCTGCGACGGAAATCATCGTAACGCATGGCGGCCTTTCCTCACTGTGCTTGCGCGGCTCTGCGCGAAAATCCCAACGCGGCAAACAGGTAAAATTTCCACTGTGTTAATCAATATCCCGCCCGGCAAGTTTTGCCTAGCTCTGCCAAATAAACTGGCGCACGCGCCGCACCGCGACGGGCGCCGCTCATACGCAAGACAGCGAAAAGCCATTCGCGATCGACACGTTGCGGAGAGACGACCGCGCACCGATCAATGCCTCCTCATCGTCGGTGCGCGTGATGAACATGGTTGCAGAGATACGAAAAATTTTCCCGGTTAAGTCCATTTTTACTTTGCCAGGTCAATGTGTGGGCAGTCGGTTGTTAGGTCCCGCGTCGCCGACAGCGTCGCCTGAGTCAGAGTTCTTGAGTCATGGTAGAGTCGCGTCGCGGGGCGTCTGCAAAGGCGCCCCGCACTAAATTTCAGCCCCTTGAAGAGCACCGAATCATCGTCGGCGACTGCGTCGCCGAGATGTCGAAACTGCCGGCCGCATCCGTCGACCTGGTGTTTGCGGACCCGCCATACAATCTGCAGCTCAAGGGCGAGCTCAAGCGTCCCGACGAATCGCAGGTCGATGCCGTCAATGACGATTGGGACAAGTTCTCCTCGTTCGCCGCCTATGACGACTTCACCCGCGCCTGGCTGCTCGCCGCGCGCCGCGCGATGAAGCCGAGCGCGACGATCTGGGTGATCGGCTCCTATCACAACATCTTCCGCGTCGGCGCGATGATGCAGGATCTCGGCTTCTGGATCCTCAACGACATCGTGTGGCGCAAGTCGAACCCGATGCCGAATTTCCGCGGCCGCCGCTTCACCAACGCGCACGAGACCATGATCTGGGCCGCGCGCGACGAGAAGGCGAAGGGCTACACGTTCAATTACGAAGCGCTGAAGGCGTCCAACGAGGACGTGCAGGCACGCTCGGACTGGCTGATTCCGCTGTGCACCGGCGAGGAGCGGCTGAAGGACGGCGACGGCAAGAAGGTTCATCCGACGCAGAAGCCGGAAGGCCTGCTCGCCCGCGTGCTGCTGTCATCCTCGAAGCCCGGCGATCTGGTGATCGATCCGTTCAACGGCACCGGCACCACCGGGGCCGTGGCAAAGCGCCTCGGCCGCCGCTACATCGGCTTCGAGCGCGACAAGGTCTATGCGGAAGCGGCCGAACGCCGCATCGCGGCGGTCGAGCCTCTGCCAGAAGCGACGCTGGCGCCGTTCATGACCGCGCGCGAAGCGCCGCGGGTGGCGTTCTCCGAATTGATCGAGCGCGGCATGATCGCGCCCGGCGCCAAGCTCGTCGATTCCAAGCGCCGCTACGGCGCGCTGGTGCGCGCCGACGGGGCGATCATGCTGGGTGACAAGGTCGGCTCGATCCACCGCATCGGCGCCGTCGCGCAAGGCCTGCCGGCCTGCAATGGCTGGACGTTCTGGCACGTCGAGACGAAGGGCGGCCTCAGGCTGATCGACGAGCTGCGCGCCGAGGTCCGCTCCGAGATGAGCGCCGCCTGAGGCTCACGACCTCTGGCGCCCCTGTCCGGAATAGCGCGCCAGGAGGTCTTCGACCTCGTACTGCTCGTCATAGCGCGCGTCGTCGCGCGGCACGACCGAGACCTGCGCCATGCGCTGCGGCTCGCGGCGCGGAAGCCCCGGGTGGAAACTGTCCACCGCCGGCAGATGCATGCGGTCGAGCTCCGGCTCAGCCGGCCAACGCGACACGCGGCGCGCCGCCACGGGCTCGAGACGCAGCTGCCGCTTGGCCCGCGCGCGCGCGAGCAGGACGCTGGTCGAGAACCCCGCAACCGCAACAGCCCCGAGGAAAGCGAACAGGCGCGTGCGCGCTGCTTCGTCATTGATCCCGGTGACCGACATCGTCGGAGCTGCTTCGGCCACCGTCTGCGAGGTCGTGATCGGCGCAGTGGTGTCGGCCGTCGCGGCATCGCTCGTCGCTGCTGCAACGGTATAGGACGACGATCGCGGCGCAGGCACGGGCTGCGCCTGCAGCGTGTCGGATGAATCGGGCCAGCGCGTCGCGACAGCCGAATCGGCCGGCGCCGCAGCGCTCGTCTCGGCCACTGGCGCCGAGTTCATCGGCGCAGGAGCCGCCGCGGTGGAGGGCGCCGGAGCGGGCGCAGGCGCAGCGGGAAATGCAGCGACCGGCGGGAACACGCCGGAGGGACGCGTCGCTACGCTCGGCCCCGACGCCGTCGGCTTGATCTCGTCGCCGGCCTGATTCGCCGAGGACTGGATTTCGGCGCGCGCATCGGCCGCAGATGACGACAGCGCCGTGCGATCCCGATGCGAGGCCAATTTCCGCGTGGTGAGCGAGGCGCCCTGCGCCGCGCGATCGTCCTCGCGAAGATACCAGCACTGCTTCTTCGTCGTGCGATCGACGCGATAGAACCAATGCTTTCCAGCCGGAGTCTCCCCAGGCTTTGCAAGGCATTCGTCAGCAGCCGATGCCGGTTGAAACTCGACTGTCACCGCCGCCGCTCCCACCAGCACGACAGCAGCAACACACGGCAACACATTCGCCGTTCGATTCGTCATCAGTCCTCCGACGATTCAACGCGCCCCCGTTGCGCCGTTTCGGCGATGACTTCGTTCGGAATAAGGCTGCGGAGGTTCCATTTGTCGAAACAATGTTAGAACGGCGGTGTCGTTTGGATGCGTTCTAATTTTTTCGGGCTGTTTTGTCGCAGCAACAGCGGGAATACGGCGCGATGTGACCGCTCATCGCGCGTTGGAGCCAACGCGACAACACGCGGATGTGAGACGGACCGCACAGGAAAAATCATGCATGCCACTCACCGCAAGCGGTTCGCGCAAGCATTCGCCACGCACGAACGCCGACGATGACATCGAGCATCTTCAACTTCTGTCCTGCGCGAAGAGAACGCTCCGCGCAGAGGTTGACAGCGAAGGCAACGAACGCAATCGATTGCGTATCAGCTTCGTCTCGCGACGCGCGCGATGACTCAGCGCGACCGACAGATCCCGCCCTTGCTCTCGCCCGTCTCCTCGACCACGACGCAGGAATGGCCGGGATCGCCGTCGGGATAGGGCGTGCCCTTCATGACCAGGAACGTCACCGAATGCGCGCCATACAGCCCGGCAGGAAAACGGATCTTGCTGCGCACGATGTATTCGCCGCTGCGGTTCTCGGTGAGCGCGCCTGACGCGAGCAGTTGCACGATTCCGGCCTGCGACGGCAGCACCTCATAGGGCACAGCGGGCACGGAGCTCACCACCGTCTTCGGGTCGATCTCCATCACGCCGCCGGGAAAAAATCGCATCATTTCGTCGCGGGCGCGGCTCGGGCCCATCTGGATGGTGGCGTTGCCGCCGCTGCCGATGATCGTCAGCGAGCCCTCGCGCTTGCGGATGACCAGCGACCCGTCACGCTCATCGCGCGTCGTCTCGATCTTGCCTGATGGCGCCGAAAAGACGCTGACGGAATATCTCGCGGCGAGCACGTCCGGCGCCTTGCCGGTCATGCGGCGGACGGCGCCTGCACTCACCAGCGAGCCACTCGACGGTGCCTCCGAGAAATAGCTGAGACAGTTGGTTCGCTTGAGGAAGCTGACCCGCTCGCCCGGCACGCCGGTCACGCCCGCGAGCGGTGCCGCTTGTGGATCGGAGCCGCCGGCACCGGTCTGCATGCTGCTCACCACGATCCGCTCGATCCGCTCGACCGCGCCGGAGACCTGCCAGATCGTGGCACGATACGTCGAAACGACGAGGTAGAGCGGCTCGTTGCCCGGCTCGATGACGATGCGGCCGGTGCGCACTTCGACGTCCTGCGACTTGAGCGTGACGTTCGACAACGCCTCCGCCTCGTAGCCGCTGAACAGCATCACCTTGGCGTTGTCGGAGGCGGCCGGCAGCTCGCAACCAGCCTTTTCAGCCTCTTCCTTCTTCGCAGCGGTCGCGCGAACCAGGCTCTGGCTGTAGTCGGTCGCCTCCTGCTGCGAGATCGTGCCGTTGCCGTCGGTATCGACCTTGCGGAACAGTGCTTCGCCGGCGCTGAGATAGTCCTGCAGCATCACCTCGTCCTTGCCCGCGGCATCGAGCACCTGGCGAACGCGAGCGCTCTGGCCGCCGCTCGGCCGTTGTCCCGCAGCCGACTTCGCGGCCTCCGCGATTGAGATCTTGCCATCCTTGTCGGCGTCGAACGCCATCAGCCGCTGAACGGTGCTGTCGATCTGCTTGTCCGGAGAATAGCTGGAATTGATTTTCTGCGACTGCGCCAGCTGAAACCTCAGCTCATAGCGCATCAGCCTCCGGATCTCGTCCTCGGTGACGAAGCCGTCACCATCGACATCATAGCGCATCACGCCTTGCACGGCCTGAATTCGCGCCTGAGCCGCTTCCATGGTGGCATGCAGCTCGACGTCACGCGCGCTGAGCCGGCCGTCGCCGTCGGCATCGAGCTGCGCGAATTCGCTGCGCTGCTGTTCCTGGACATTCTCCAGCGTCGCGCCGGCCTGGATGCGCGCCTGCCACAGCTGCGCTGACCAGGACGTCACGCGCTCGGATCGCGCGGGCGCGGTTACGGCCATCATCATGGCTGCGATCGTGCTGGTCATGAGCGCCGACCGAAGCGTCACTCTCTTCTGCTGACGAGACATGCGTCCTCCCCACTGGCTGCATCGCCTCCTCTAGCGCAGATCGTGAAAACTTCGGACAACACCTCCCATCAATCGTGCGCCAGCGTAAATCCGATCACGCGGCTAAGATGAAATTCGCAGCCGCTGCGGTAATGATCGATTTACCGATCGGGATCATCGCGACCGGCGGCGGCCAGCTTCAGCATCTTCGACAGCGCCTTCTCGACCAGCTCGCGCGTATACGGCTTCTGGATCACCGGCGCCGCGGCGAGCTCGGCCGGGATCGGCGCGCGCTCGCCATAGCCGGTGGCGAACATGAAGGGCACGCCGAGCTCCTTCAACCTGTGCCCGACCGGCAGGCTGCTCTCCGCGCCGAGATTGATGTCGAGCAGCGCGAAGCTCGGCACCGCGCGCTCGATCGACTTCAGCGCCTGATTGACCGAGGCTGCCGTGTCGATGTGACGCGCGCCGAGTTCCAGCAGGATCACTTCGGCGCCCATCGCGATGATCAGATTGTCCTCGACGATCAGCACCGTGCCGGACAGGCGTGGCGCATCGTCGTCCTTGACCTGATGCCGCGAAGGCGCGCCTGCCAGCGCTGGCACCATCTGGACGAAATTGGCGGGGATCACGAAGCGCGCCTGCACGCCGAGTAGGTCGAAGCGGATCTCGGCGTCGCCCTTGAGATCGAACGGTACCGAGCGCTCGATGATCGTGGTGCCGAAGCCGCGCCGCGACGGCGGCTGCACCGGCGGCCCGCCGCTCTCCTTCCAGTCGATCACCAGGCTCGATCCGGGATCGAGCCGCCACAGCACCTGGACCTGTCCCGTCGAGTCGGCGAGCGCTCCGTACTTCGCCGAGTTGGTCATCATCTCGTGCACGACGAGCGCGAGCGTCGCGAACGCCTTGGGATCGAGCGCGACATCGGGCCCTTCCATGCGCACGCGCCCCGCCCGCGAGCCGAGATAGGCGCCGGCCTCCGATTCGAGCAGGTGGCGCAGCGCCACCGGCGCCCAATTGAGATTGGTGATCTGGTCATGCGCCCGCGCCAACGCCTGGATGCGGCCGCCGAGCACGGAGACGAACTCCTCCACCGACGTCGCGGTGTCCTTGCTCTGCGCGACAAGGCCGCGCACCAGGCTCAGGATGTTGCGGACGCGGTGATTGAGCTCGGCGATCATCAGCTCCTGCCGCTCCTGCGCGCCGCGGCGCTCGCGCGCGGCAAGCTCCGACAATTGCAGGATCACCTCCAGCAGCGTGACACGCAGGCTCTCGGCAATGCGCAGGTCGGCCGCGGTCCACGGCTTCGACTGGCCGGCGACCGTCTGCTGCCAAAGCTCGAAGCTCTTGCGCGGCGTCAGCCGAGCGCCGAGCGGACCTTCGGCATAGACCTTGTTGGGATCGCCGGCCCAATTGACCGAGCGCAGCACCTCGCGGCGGAAGAAGATCAGGCAGTCGCGCGGCGTGCGCGAGATCGGGATCGCGAGGAAGCCGGCGGCGCGATCGCGGAACGCCTCGCCGGACGCATACACTTTGGCGATCTCCGCGCTGGCGCAGATGCGGCCGGGCGAGGTGCGGTTGATGAAACCGATGAGGTCCTGCACCTCCTCCTCGGTCGGCGTCTCGCCGTCGAGCGTGATCTCGTCGTCGGACCACACCGCAAGCCCGTCGCATTCGATCATCTGCTTGTAGTCTGCGACGAACTCCAGGATGGCGCGCTTGCTGTGCGCCTGCGCAGCGGCGCGCTCGATCAGCCGCTCCTGGATCTGGTGCGCGCGGCTTTCATAGGCGACGTCGGTCTCGCGCTCCCGAGCCTCCAGCAGCCAGGAATACATCTGGCCGAACAGCTCGGCCGCGGTGCGCTTCTCGAACGACAGGTGGCGCGGCGAATAATGATGGCAGGCGAACAGGCCCCATAGCTTGCCGTCGCGCAGGATGGAGACCGACATCGAGGCGCCGACGCCCATGTTGCGCAGATATTCGATGTGAACCGGCGAGACCGCGCGCAGCACGCTCATCGACAGGTCGAGCAGCCCGGCATTATGCGCCGGTGTCGACATCAGCGGCGACGGCGTGGCGTTGATGTCGGCAATGATGCGCAGCCAGTTGCGCTGATAGAGCTGACGCGCCTGGCGCGGAATATCGGAGGCGGGATAGTGCAGGCCGAGGAAGGGCTCGAGGCCCGAGCCCGCGGTCTCCGCGATGACCTCGCCCGATCCATCCGGATGGAAGCGGTAGACCATCACGCGATCGAAGCCGGTCAACAGCTTGAGCTGTCGCGCCGCCTCTTGCGCCAGATCCGTCATGCCCGTCGTCTTGCGGATGCGGCCGAGCATCAGCCGCACCAGCTCGCCCGAATTGACGCCGGGCTCGATCAGGCTGGGCTCGGCCTCGACGACGAGGTAAGCGCCGGAAAAGTGGATGGCGAGATCGAACAGCCGGCCGTGGCCTTGCAGGTCGACGCCGAACACGCGCTCGACGGCATCCGGGCCACTGAGATAGTCGACGCGGGCGCGGATCACCGCAGCGGCGCTCTCGCTTAGGACAGCCGCGAGCGGCTTGTGCAGCAGCCAGGCGATGTCGCCGCCGAGAAACTCCGGCGCATTCTCCGAGGCCATGCAGATGGTGAAGTCCGACACCAGCGCCAGCAGGAAGCCGAACGGCTGGACGTGGCCCGGCACATGGATCGGCTCGCGATCGCAATTGGTGAGGTTGACCGGCTCGTTCATGCTGCTGCCATCGCGGTCGCGAAGATCGCGAACGCAGCCTGCGCACTCGCAATCATTCGTTCTTGCACGTCCGGCGTCATGGGCTCGCATTCGAGCTGCGCCAGATAGCTGCGCCACAGCCCTTCACCCGCGCCATGCCGCAGATAGCGCGTCGCGTGTCTCACCCGCGGATCATCCGATGCGGTGACCACGCGCAGCAGATAGGCCGCTCCCAGCCGCGATCCTTCCAGGACATAAAGGGTGCCGAACACCGCCGCGCGGTCGACGATCGGAAGCGAAAGTTCCAGCGGCGCGGCATGGCCGCGGAGCGCGGCGAGATCCGCCCGGATCGCTTCGCTACGCCGGCGCTGCGGCCAGGCTTCGATCACAGCGGCGACGCCGGCCTGCTCCAGCGCCTGCTCGAGCGGCAGAAGCGCGGCGGCGCTCGACGCCAGGAAGCGGCGATAATGCGCTGTCGTCGTGAGGTCGTACTGGCCGAGGCGCTCGTCGAGGGCGTGATGAGCCGCTGAGGTCGCGGCTTTCAGCCTGTCGCGGATCCCGGTGGTGGCGGTGTGAAACGAGTCATCGGAAATGGCAGCCAGCGACATCAAGGGGCCCAGAAAAAAGGAGATCGGCCGCAGGCGCGCCACGGTGTCATAAAACGCGGACCAACCGCGTCAGTTCCGACACCGCGGCTGCTTTTTTCGCCGAGTCCTATCCTGGATCAACCAAGGGCGCTCCGACGTCGATCAGGCCAGCTCGGCCATTGCCTTCTTCACCGCCGGTCGTTCGGACATGCGCTTGAAGTGATCAGCGACCTTCGGGAAGGCGTTGATGTCGACGCCGTCGCCTTCGAGCCATTGCGCGATGGTGAACAGATAGGGATCACAGATCGTGTAGTGCTCGCCCATCACCCACGGGCCGCGCAGCATCTTCTGCTCGATCAGCGAAAAGCAGGCGCTCATCGTCTCCGGCACCTTTCGCTTCATGTCCGCGAAGGACGACTCCTCATTCGCCCAGCGATGGCCGCGCATCTTGTGTGCGTGGGCGATGTGCACCGTCGAGCAGAGATAGGAGGTGAAGGACTGCACCTCGGCGAAGGCGAAGGCATCCTCGAGCGGTGCCAGCCGTGCCTCCGGGAAGCGCTGCGCGATATAGGCGAGCATCGCGGGCGTCTCGGTCAGGATGCCCTGCTCCGTCACCAGCGCCGGCACGCGGCCTTTCGGATTGATCGCGAGATACTCCGGGCTGTTCTGCTGGTTGGTCTTGAAGCTGAGCTTCTCGACCGCGTAAGCAGCGCCGGCTTCGGCGAGAGCGATGTGTGAGGCGAGCGCGCAGGTGCCTGGCGCGACATAGAGCTTGAGCATGGTGACCCCCGACGAGATGAGCCGCGACCCTAGCGGCGCAGGGCTCGGCGGTCCATCCCACCGTCGAAGGAACAGACCTGCGCGACCGGCATGCCCTCGCGAGAACGGCGGGCGGTCACCTCCAGATCAGATCGGCGCCACATCCATCGTGTGCACCGCCGTCGGGAAATAGCGGAAGCCGTCGCCGGCCTTGCCGATGTGCCCGATGCCCGGCCACGGGAAGTGATAGCCGAGGATCCGAGTCCGGTTGGTGGCGAGCATGTCGAGCACGCGGACGCGGGTCTTGGCGGCCTGCTTCGGA is from Bradyrhizobium sp. ORS 285 and encodes:
- the moaB gene encoding molybdenum cofactor biosynthesis protein B — translated: MAIDESKSFIPLNIAVLTVSDTRALADDKSGNTLSDRLTAAGHKLAARDIVTDDVEKIRAVVKGWIADPGVDVIITTGGTGFTGRDVTPEAIEPLFEKRMDGFSIAFHLLSHAKIGTSTIQSRATAGVAGATYIFCLPGSPGACRDGWDGILAAQLDYRTRPCNFVEIMPRLDEHLRRPKAQGATA
- a CDS encoding neutral zinc metallopeptidase, whose product is MRYDDFRRSDDIDDRRDDSGGGMGGGMGLPIGGGGLGIGTIIVLGLIGYAFGIDPRILIGGAEMVSHGSSPSYQADRRSPGKTGAPKDEMGDMIAGVLGEIDDRWSEIFQSSGQNYTGPKIVLFRNSTNGGRCGMAQSAMGPFYCPPDRQIFLDTNFFREVETRFRGCQGNACKFTAAYIIAHEAGHHVQNLLGILPRVTRMQQQADNKAEANALQVKVELQADCLSGVWVNREAKKRPGFLEDGDIDAALTTASAIGDDTLQRKATGRVVPDSFTHGSAAQRKRWFMIGYQQGTVQACNTFAANAQL
- a CDS encoding site-specific DNA-methyltransferase → MVESRRGASAKAPRTKFQPLEEHRIIVGDCVAEMSKLPAASVDLVFADPPYNLQLKGELKRPDESQVDAVNDDWDKFSSFAAYDDFTRAWLLAARRAMKPSATIWVIGSYHNIFRVGAMMQDLGFWILNDIVWRKSNPMPNFRGRRFTNAHETMIWAARDEKAKGYTFNYEALKASNEDVQARSDWLIPLCTGEERLKDGDGKKVHPTQKPEGLLARVLLSSSKPGDLVIDPFNGTGTTGAVAKRLGRRYIGFERDKVYAEAAERRIAAVEPLPEATLAPFMTAREAPRVAFSELIERGMIAPGAKLVDSKRRYGALVRADGAIMLGDKVGSIHRIGAVAQGLPACNGWTFWHVETKGGLRLIDELRAEVRSEMSAA
- a CDS encoding EF-hand domain-containing protein yields the protein MTSTIAAMMMAVTAPARSERVTSWSAQLWQARIQAGATLENVQEQQRSEFAQLDADGDGRLSARDVELHATMEAAQARIQAVQGVMRYDVDGDGFVTEDEIRRLMRYELRFQLAQSQKINSSYSPDKQIDSTVQRLMAFDADKDGKISIAEAAKSAAGQRPSGGQSARVRQVLDAAGKDEVMLQDYLSAGEALFRKVDTDGNGTISQQEATDYSQSLVRATAAKKEEAEKAGCELPAASDNAKVMLFSGYEAEALSNVTLKSQDVEVRTGRIVIEPGNEPLYLVVSTYRATIWQVSGAVERIERIVVSSMQTGAGGSDPQAAPLAGVTGVPGERVSFLKRTNCLSYFSEAPSSGSLVSAGAVRRMTGKAPDVLAARYSVSVFSAPSGKIETTRDERDGSLVIRKREGSLTIIGSGGNATIQMGPSRARDEMMRFFPGGVMEIDPKTVVSSVPAVPYEVLPSQAGIVQLLASGALTENRSGEYIVRSKIRFPAGLYGAHSVTFLVMKGTPYPDGDPGHSCVVVEETGESKGGICRSR
- a CDS encoding HWE histidine kinase domain-containing protein — its product is MNEPVNLTNCDREPIHVPGHVQPFGFLLALVSDFTICMASENAPEFLGGDIAWLLHKPLAAVLSESAAAVIRARVDYLSGPDAVERVFGVDLQGHGRLFDLAIHFSGAYLVVEAEPSLIEPGVNSGELVRLMLGRIRKTTGMTDLAQEAARQLKLLTGFDRVMVYRFHPDGSGEVIAETAGSGLEPFLGLHYPASDIPRQARQLYQRNWLRIIADINATPSPLMSTPAHNAGLLDLSMSVLRAVSPVHIEYLRNMGVGASMSVSILRDGKLWGLFACHHYSPRHLSFEKRTAAELFGQMYSWLLEARERETDVAYESRAHQIQERLIERAAAQAHSKRAILEFVADYKQMIECDGLAVWSDDEITLDGETPTEEEVQDLIGFINRTSPGRICASAEIAKVYASGEAFRDRAAGFLAIPISRTPRDCLIFFRREVLRSVNWAGDPNKVYAEGPLGARLTPRKSFELWQQTVAGQSKPWTAADLRIAESLRVTLLEVILQLSELAARERRGAQERQELMIAELNHRVRNILSLVRGLVAQSKDTATSVEEFVSVLGGRIQALARAHDQITNLNWAPVALRHLLESEAGAYLGSRAGRVRMEGPDVALDPKAFATLALVVHEMMTNSAKYGALADSTGQVQVLWRLDPGSSLVIDWKESGGPPVQPPSRRGFGTTIIERSVPFDLKGDAEIRFDLLGVQARFVIPANFVQMVPALAGAPSRHQVKDDDAPRLSGTVLIVEDNLIIAMGAEVILLELGARHIDTAASVNQALKSIERAVPSFALLDINLGAESSLPVGHRLKELGVPFMFATGYGERAPIPAELAAAPVIQKPYTRELVEKALSKMLKLAAAGRDDPDR
- a CDS encoding biliverdin-producing heme oxygenase is translated as MSLAAISDDSFHTATTGIRDRLKAATSAAHHALDERLGQYDLTTTAHYRRFLASSAAALLPLEQALEQAGVAAVIEAWPQRRRSEAIRADLAALRGHAAPLELSLPIVDRAAVFGTLYVLEGSRLGAAYLLRVVTASDDPRVRHATRYLRHGAGEGLWRSYLAQLECEPMTPDVQERMIASAQAAFAIFATAMAAA
- a CDS encoding glutathione S-transferase family protein — its product is MLKLYVAPGTCALASHIALAEAGAAYAVEKLSFKTNQQNSPEYLAINPKGRVPALVTEQGILTETPAMLAYIAQRFPEARLAPLEDAFAFAEVQSFTSYLCSTVHIAHAHKMRGHRWANEESSFADMKRKVPETMSACFSLIEQKMLRGPWVMGEHYTICDPYLFTIAQWLEGDGVDINAFPKVADHFKRMSERPAVKKAMAELA